The proteins below are encoded in one region of Neodiprion virginianus isolate iyNeoVirg1 chromosome 7, iyNeoVirg1.1, whole genome shotgun sequence:
- the LOC124308372 gene encoding probable ATP-dependent RNA helicase DHX35 → MFNNVFPAKQGVQYSAIIQTIRHSRLYTENAFDKFVEATPPEMQRSDLAPAILQLKALGIDNVLRFNFPSPPPTKNLLCGLELLYALGAIDNNGELTSPLGATMAEMPLDPVYAKCLIISGTMECSAEITIILAMLQVQNVFTIPGGGQAALKARVARRKFEAEEGDLITLLNVYTAYESQKVTSWCHQNFLNHKTLRRATEIRTQMCKMLKKLNIPLISCQRDTEKVLRCITAGLFPNTAYLHYTGVYRTVRGSRELHIHPNSCLYTVQQPQWLIFCEILHTSKTYMRELTVVKPEWLEELAPHFYQRRAIDPF, encoded by the exons ATGTTTAATAATGTTTTTCCGGCTAAACAGGGAGTCCAATATTCCGCGATAATTCAAACCATACGTCACTCACG aCTCTACACAGAGAATGCTTTTGACAAATTTGTTGAAGCAACTCCTCCAGAAATGCAACGTTCAGATCTAGCACCTGCCATTCTACAGCTGAAAGCTCTGGGCATCGATAATGTCTTGCGATTTAATTTTCCCTCACCGCCACCAACAAAAAATCTTCTGTGTGGCCTAGAACTGCTTTATGCTTTGGGGGCCATTGACAATAATGGAGAATTGACAAGTCCGTTGGGAGCAACAATGGCAGAAATGCCATTAGATCCTGTCTATGCCAAGTGTTTAATAATCTCAG GTACTATGGAATGCTCAGCGGAGATAACAATCATCCTAGCTATGCTTCAGGTGCAAAATGTGTTTACAATACCCGGAGGGGGTCAAGCAGCTCTGAAAGCACGAGTCGCACGTCGCAAGTTCGAAGCAGAAGAAGGGGATCTGATCACGTTGTTAAATGTCTATACGGCCTATGAGTCCCAGAAAGTAACAAGCTGGTGTCACCAGAATTTTCTCAATCACAAAACGCTACGAAGAGCCACAGAAATTCGTACCCAGATGTGTAAAATGCTTAAAAAGTTGAATATTCCACTTATCTCTTGTCAAC GTGACACCGAAAAGGTTCTGAGGTGCATTACTGCCGGCCTTTTTCCCAACACTGCGTATCTTCATTACACTGGGGTGTACAGGACCGTTCGAGGTAGCAGGGAACTTCACATTCACCCCAACAGCTGTTTGTACACTGTTCAACAGCCTCAATG GCTCATCTTTTGCGAAATTTTGCACACCAGCAAAACGTACATGCGAGAGTTGACAGTTGTAAAACCAGAATGGCTGGAAGAACTAGCACCTCATTTCTACCAAAGACGTGCCATCGATCCCTTCTAG